In a single window of the Orbaceae bacterium lpD04 genome:
- a CDS encoding zinc-binding alcohol dehydrogenase family protein has product MSNMKYVVIPEPGKVEIKEMEKPVLQKGEAILKVIYGGICGSDMGTYKGTFLYASYPRIPGHEFSAEVVEVGENDLGIKKGMVVTANPYFNCGKCYSCRRGFVNCCTSNQTLGAQRDGIFRQYYSMPLERIYDGKGLDALTLSMIEPFCISYHSVQRTAVKEGDKVLVVGAGPIGLFAVMAAKLKGAEVYVSDMMPNRLEKALEIGASGVIRTDKEDFAQRVKEITNGDGFDVCIECVGLPQTFQNCIDAAAFRGRIGLVGVGKQKLDFAFTQIQTKELDISGSRNALKADFIELIDLVKTGKCDVKSIITDIYELNDAEKAFKEMAEDPASRLKSVIKIG; this is encoded by the coding sequence ATGTCAAACATGAAATATGTTGTTATCCCAGAACCGGGGAAAGTTGAAATAAAAGAAATGGAAAAACCCGTTTTGCAAAAGGGTGAAGCAATTTTAAAAGTGATTTATGGCGGCATTTGTGGTTCCGATATGGGCACCTATAAAGGCACATTCCTTTACGCTAGTTACCCACGTATTCCAGGCCATGAGTTTTCGGCTGAAGTCGTTGAAGTTGGTGAAAATGATCTGGGCATTAAAAAAGGTATGGTTGTAACGGCCAATCCTTATTTTAACTGTGGCAAATGTTATTCATGCCGTCGCGGATTTGTTAACTGCTGCACAAGCAATCAAACACTTGGTGCACAGCGTGATGGTATTTTTCGTCAATATTACAGCATGCCACTTGAACGTATTTATGATGGTAAAGGTTTAGATGCGTTAACGCTTTCAATGATCGAACCATTTTGTATTAGTTACCACTCCGTGCAACGAACAGCCGTAAAAGAAGGCGATAAAGTATTAGTTGTGGGGGCAGGCCCAATTGGCTTATTTGCAGTGATGGCAGCTAAGTTAAAAGGTGCTGAGGTTTATGTAAGTGATATGATGCCAAATCGCTTAGAAAAAGCGTTAGAAATTGGCGCATCTGGCGTTATTCGTACCGATAAAGAAGACTTTGCCCAGCGCGTAAAAGAAATTACTAATGGCGACGGCTTTGATGTGTGTATTGAATGCGTTGGTTTACCACAAACGTTCCAAAACTGCATTGACGCGGCAGCATTTAGAGGACGTATTGGATTAGTTGGTGTTGGTAAGCAAAAACTTGATTTTGCCTTTACCCAAATCCAGACCAAAGAACTCGATATTTCAGGTTCCCGTAATGCACTTAAAGCAGACTTCATTGAGCTAATTGATTTAGTCAAAACCGGTAAATGTGATGTTAAAAGTATTATTACCGATATTTATGAATTAAATGATGCAGAAAAGGCATTTAAAGAGATGGCTGAAGATCCAGCAAGCCGCTTAAAATCAGTCATCAAAATCGGGTAA
- a CDS encoding GntR family transcriptional regulator, whose protein sequence is MSRNQTLRQNTINQFIDCINNHIITFPLPSISILSDTFNVSRTTIRAVLNYLLEMGVLSNHDNQYQLLRKPNDKDKINVIFEKRIIQDERFEQYFYHLINSHKLLPGDKFSEIQLAKDANVSPIIVREFLLRFLHYGLINNYRKGEWQLIVFEKNYAEKLYEFRSILEIFALRSFMAQPNNHINWTKAKELLQRHKNLQQNINNDYSIFSTLDRDFHQLILSCNDNPFFVQSFDLISVIFHYHYQWDNSDLKERNSVAVSEHITVLNAILQKDETKAIAALCKHLATAKTSMQDSIDRSLKIKNR, encoded by the coding sequence ATGAGTCGAAACCAAACATTACGCCAAAATACGATTAATCAATTTATTGATTGTATCAATAACCATATTATTACCTTTCCACTCCCTTCTATTTCTATTTTAAGCGATACGTTTAATGTCAGTAGAACCACTATTCGCGCTGTATTAAATTATTTATTAGAAATGGGGGTATTATCAAATCACGATAATCAATATCAATTATTACGTAAACCAAATGATAAAGATAAAATTAACGTCATTTTTGAAAAACGAATAATACAAGATGAGAGATTTGAGCAGTATTTTTATCACTTAATTAATAGCCACAAATTATTACCCGGTGATAAATTTAGCGAAATTCAATTAGCTAAAGACGCGAATGTCAGCCCAATTATCGTTAGGGAATTTTTATTACGCTTTTTGCATTATGGCTTAATCAATAATTATCGTAAAGGAGAATGGCAGCTCATTGTTTTTGAAAAAAATTATGCAGAAAAACTTTATGAATTTCGCAGTATTTTAGAAATATTTGCGCTGCGTTCATTTATGGCACAGCCCAATAATCATATTAATTGGACTAAAGCGAAAGAATTGCTTCAACGGCATAAAAACCTACAACAAAATATCAATAATGATTATTCGATTTTTTCAACGCTTGACCGAGATTTTCATCAACTCATTCTATCTTGCAATGATAATCCTTTTTTTGTGCAATCATTCGACTTAATCTCCGTCATCTTTCATTACCATTATCAGTGGGATAATAGCGATTTAAAAGAGCGTAATAGCGTTGCAGTAAGCGAACACATAACAGTTTTAAATGCGATCTTGCAAAAAGATGAAACTAAAGCGATTGCGGCACTATGCAAACATCTTGCTACAGCAAAAACATCGATGCAAGACTCAATTGATCGTTCACTTAAAATTAAAAACAGATAA
- a CDS encoding MFS transporter: MPKQKSYVRFHVAILMLFATVINYLDRTVMSAAAPMIEKDLHISPQAMGWIMSAFFLSYACCQIPAGFLADRFGQRKTLAGSVAWWSIATAATALATSPAGFIFARVFMGVGEAAAYPCNGGVTAKWFPDRERGRVTALFDSGSRFGTAFAMPLVVWIISQWGWHAAFFICGGLGLAWVVWWLIVYQDPEKHPTISTAELKYIRDGQVKKEGIDKVQPMKWYQLLKYRNVIAMCIGFFMLNYAVYFFITWFPTYLMKERGLSLTEMGFVAMLPPLCGVIGQWIGGWLLDFVYIKTNNLNIARKINLVGGMLVATLITFAGLVDSITIMMVLLCASYVGLAFAGSAIWCLPADIAPRNMTSVLGGIQNTVSNCGGFLGPIVTGYIIGATGSFMYALMVSGAACLIGALVYLFMLKDIKPIMPTNS; this comes from the coding sequence ATGCCTAAACAAAAAAGTTATGTGCGTTTTCATGTGGCTATATTGATGCTATTTGCTACCGTAATAAATTATTTGGACAGAACGGTAATGTCAGCTGCTGCACCAATGATTGAAAAAGATTTACATATTTCACCACAAGCAATGGGCTGGATCATGTCAGCGTTTTTTTTAAGTTATGCCTGTTGCCAAATTCCTGCAGGATTTTTAGCTGATAGGTTTGGTCAACGTAAAACATTGGCAGGTTCAGTAGCATGGTGGTCAATTGCAACAGCTGCAACGGCGCTAGCAACGTCTCCTGCTGGATTTATCTTTGCACGAGTTTTTATGGGCGTTGGTGAAGCTGCTGCCTATCCTTGTAATGGCGGCGTCACAGCAAAATGGTTTCCAGATAGAGAAAGAGGCCGAGTTACCGCACTATTTGACAGCGGTTCACGTTTTGGTACCGCATTTGCAATGCCTCTTGTGGTATGGATTATTAGCCAATGGGGCTGGCACGCTGCGTTTTTTATCTGTGGTGGGTTAGGGCTTGCTTGGGTTGTTTGGTGGTTAATTGTTTATCAAGACCCCGAAAAACACCCAACTATCAGCACCGCAGAACTTAAATATATTCGTGATGGACAAGTTAAAAAAGAAGGAATTGATAAAGTTCAACCGATGAAATGGTATCAATTACTTAAATATCGTAATGTTATTGCCATGTGTATTGGATTTTTCATGTTGAACTATGCCGTTTATTTCTTTATTACTTGGTTTCCAACCTACTTGATGAAAGAACGCGGCCTAAGCTTAACTGAAATGGGCTTTGTTGCGATGCTTCCGCCATTATGTGGCGTAATTGGTCAATGGATTGGTGGCTGGTTACTGGACTTTGTTTATATCAAAACCAATAATCTTAATATCGCGCGAAAAATTAACTTAGTGGGTGGAATGTTAGTTGCAACACTAATTACTTTTGCAGGATTAGTCGATTCAATCACTATTATGATGGTCTTACTTTGTGCATCTTATGTTGGGCTTGCTTTTGCTGGCTCTGCAATTTGGTGCCTACCTGCTGATATTGCGCCAAGAAACATGACTTCAGTTCTTGGTGGGATCCAAAATACAGTATCAAATTGTGGCGGCTTTTTAGGGCCAATTGTAACGGGCTATATTATTGGTGCTACGGGTTCTTTCATGTATGCACTTATGGTATCTGGCGCGGCTTGTTTAATCGGCGCATTAGTTTACCTATTTATGTTAAAAGATATTAAACCAATTATGCCAACTAACTCGTAA
- a CDS encoding altronate dehydratase family protein, whose product MKNIIKINENDNVVIALENINKGDNLEIGNISINVTEDIPSGHKIAINPIDQNQNIIKYGFPIGHATSAIHIGQHVHTHNVKTNLGELNEYQYLPTPMQVDSEFLDRDIEIYRRDNGDVGIRNDLWIIPTVGCVNGIAQQICKKFIAQLAKQGEDFESVYVLTHPYGCSQLGQDHKNTRTILQDMVKHPNAGGVLVIGLGCENNQLNAFRETLGNYNRDRVSFMTLQDEADEINTGLNHLNELYQQMKADRRVTGKLSELKFGLECGGSDGLSGITANPLLGQFSDYVISHGGTSVLTEVPEMFGAEKILMSHCIDKVTFDKTVDMVNDFKRYFMQYNQPIYENPSPGNKAGGITTLEDKSLGCTQKAGNSQVVDVLAYGERLTKVGLNLLSAPGNDAVATSALIAAGCHMVLFSTGRGTPYGGFVPTVKLATNTPLALKKPTWIDFNAGQLVNGVSMHELLRQFIDLIVDIANGKQSCNEKNEFKELAIFKNGVTE is encoded by the coding sequence ATGAAAAATATCATCAAAATAAACGAAAACGATAATGTGGTTATCGCTCTCGAAAATATAAATAAAGGTGATAATTTAGAAATTGGTAACATTAGCATTAATGTAACAGAAGATATTCCTTCTGGGCATAAGATTGCGATTAATCCAATCGATCAAAATCAAAATATTATTAAATATGGTTTTCCTATCGGGCATGCAACGTCGGCAATACACATTGGCCAGCATGTACATACCCATAATGTAAAAACGAACCTTGGGGAACTAAACGAATATCAATATCTACCGACACCAATGCAAGTCGATAGCGAATTTTTAGATCGTGATATTGAAATATACCGCCGCGATAATGGCGATGTGGGGATCCGTAATGATCTATGGATCATTCCAACCGTCGGCTGCGTTAATGGGATAGCGCAGCAAATATGTAAAAAATTTATCGCCCAACTCGCGAAACAAGGTGAAGATTTTGAAAGTGTCTATGTGCTTACCCATCCTTATGGCTGCTCTCAGTTAGGGCAAGACCATAAAAATACCCGTACCATTTTACAAGATATGGTTAAACATCCTAACGCGGGCGGCGTTTTAGTTATCGGGCTTGGCTGCGAAAATAATCAACTCAATGCCTTTCGTGAAACACTCGGTAATTATAATCGTGATCGCGTTAGTTTTATGACCTTACAAGATGAAGCTGATGAAATTAATACCGGTTTAAATCACCTTAATGAACTTTATCAACAAATGAAAGCCGATCGACGCGTTACAGGTAAACTTAGCGAACTAAAATTTGGTTTAGAGTGCGGTGGATCTGATGGGCTATCGGGTATTACGGCGAACCCATTATTAGGGCAATTTTCTGATTATGTTATCAGCCATGGCGGTACTAGCGTATTAACTGAAGTTCCTGAAATGTTTGGTGCAGAAAAGATTTTAATGTCTCACTGCATTGATAAGGTAACCTTCGATAAAACGGTTGATATGGTTAATGATTTTAAACGCTATTTTATGCAATATAATCAACCAATTTATGAAAATCCATCACCCGGCAATAAAGCTGGCGGCATTACAACGTTAGAAGATAAATCACTAGGTTGTACTCAAAAAGCGGGAAATAGCCAAGTTGTTGATGTGCTCGCCTATGGTGAGCGCTTAACCAAAGTAGGGCTTAATTTACTGTCAGCACCAGGAAATGATGCGGTTGCAACAAGTGCATTAATTGCTGCCGGTTGTCATATGGTTTTATTCTCGACAGGGCGAGGCACGCCTTATGGCGGCTTTGTGCCAACGGTAAAACTGGCAACCAATACACCACTTGCACTAAAAAAACCCACTTGGATCGATTTTAATGCTGGGCAATTGGTGAATGGTGTTTCTATGCACGAGTTACTAAGGCAATTTATTGATCTTATTGTCGATATTGCCAATGGCAAGCAAAGTTGTAATGAAAAAAATGAGTTTAAAGAATTGGCTATTTTTAAGAATGGCGTAACAGAGTAG
- the metA gene encoding homoserine O-succinyltransferase: protein MPICIPDTLPAVDVLRNENIFIMPASRAKSQEIRPLKVLFLNLMPKKIETENQFLRLLSNSALQVDIQLLRIDQRESKNTPTEHLDSFYRDFENIKDQNFDGLIITGAPLGKVQFDDVVYWQQLTQIIEWAKEHVTSTLFVCWAVQAALNILYGLPKLTREHKLSGVYQHNITDPKAILTRGFDDSFLAPHSRYANFPSEIIRQKTDLVILAESNITGAYLMATKDKRMAFVTGHPEYDSFTLANEYFRDLHAGLNPDIPQNYFPDNDPKQVAHATWRSHAYLLFSNWLNYYVYQLTPYDLNTRDLTVD, encoded by the coding sequence ATGCCTATTTGTATTCCAGACACATTGCCGGCAGTTGATGTACTTCGCAATGAAAACATTTTTATCATGCCAGCTAGTCGTGCCAAAAGTCAGGAAATTCGGCCATTAAAAGTCCTTTTTTTGAATTTAATGCCCAAAAAGATAGAAACCGAAAATCAGTTTTTGCGATTATTATCAAACTCAGCACTTCAAGTTGATATTCAGTTATTGCGTATTGATCAACGAGAATCAAAAAATACACCTACTGAGCATTTAGATAGCTTTTATCGTGATTTTGAAAATATTAAAGACCAAAATTTTGATGGATTAATTATTACAGGAGCACCGCTTGGTAAAGTGCAATTTGATGATGTTGTATATTGGCAACAGTTAACTCAAATCATTGAATGGGCAAAAGAACATGTTACATCAACACTATTTGTGTGTTGGGCCGTTCAAGCGGCATTAAATATTTTGTATGGTTTACCAAAACTGACGCGTGAGCATAAATTATCTGGCGTTTATCAACATAATATTACTGATCCAAAGGCCATTTTAACTCGCGGCTTTGATGACTCTTTTTTAGCGCCCCATTCACGTTATGCAAATTTTCCAAGTGAGATTATTCGTCAAAAAACCGATCTAGTGATTCTAGCTGAATCAAACATTACGGGTGCTTACTTGATGGCAACTAAAGATAAGCGCATGGCATTTGTAACCGGGCACCCTGAATATGATTCATTTACACTGGCTAATGAGTATTTTCGTGATTTACATGCAGGATTAAATCCTGATATTCCGCAAAACTATTTTCCCGATAATGATCCAAAACAAGTAGCTCATGCAACGTGGCGTAGCCATGCTTATTTATTATTTAGTAATTGGCTTAATTATTATGTTTATCAGCTAACGCCATATGATTTAAATACGCGTGATTTGACTGTTGATTAA
- a CDS encoding tagaturonate reductase, producing MNKLLNRQNFPGPAYPEKILQFGEGNFLRAFVDWIIDNLNEKTNFNSGITIVRPIDTKQPKLNEQDGLYTTVIRGINEKGVAVAEPKIIYSVNREISVYQEFNEYLKCAENPELEFIFSNTTEAGITFSDKDKFTDTPPTTFPAKLTVFLYHRFKHFNGQKKQGLIIIPCELIDYNGEKLKEYVIKYAKLWNLDPHFINWLNDANTFCSTLVDRIVTGYPKDEAAKLEQELGYQDKFLDTAEYFYLFVIQGPNWIRDKLKLNDVDMNILVVDDIKPYKERKVGILNGAHTAMVPVAYLAGIRTVGDAMANQKVENFVKNLLNKEVIPTLSLDKNELNQFASDVLNRFKNPFIKHELIAISLNSLTKFKTRLLPQLLTYSQKFNQPPKYITFALSALIAFYHGQYHGEKIPLTDDKHLLDRFDTWRPLYQSDVRKLVSNVLGMTDHWEKDLNTIPELTDLVTNNLKAILTNDIKTVIPQN from the coding sequence ATGAATAAACTACTTAATCGTCAGAATTTCCCTGGTCCTGCTTATCCTGAAAAAATTTTGCAGTTTGGTGAAGGTAACTTTTTAAGAGCTTTCGTTGATTGGATTATTGATAACCTTAATGAAAAAACAAATTTTAATAGCGGCATCACAATTGTTCGACCAATCGATACCAAGCAGCCAAAATTAAATGAACAAGATGGATTATATACAACTGTCATCCGAGGCATCAATGAAAAGGGTGTTGCGGTTGCTGAGCCTAAAATCATTTACTCAGTTAATCGCGAAATTTCTGTTTATCAGGAGTTTAATGAGTATCTAAAATGCGCTGAAAATCCTGAATTAGAGTTTATCTTTTCAAATACGACTGAAGCAGGAATTACTTTCAGTGATAAAGATAAATTCACCGATACCCCACCAACCACATTTCCAGCTAAATTAACCGTTTTCCTTTATCATCGTTTTAAACATTTTAATGGTCAAAAAAAGCAAGGTTTAATTATTATTCCTTGTGAATTAATCGATTATAACGGCGAAAAATTAAAAGAATATGTGATCAAATATGCCAAATTATGGAATTTAGATCCCCATTTTATTAACTGGCTTAACGATGCCAATACATTTTGTTCAACACTCGTTGATCGTATTGTTACGGGTTATCCAAAAGATGAAGCGGCTAAACTTGAGCAAGAACTCGGTTATCAAGACAAATTTCTAGATACTGCTGAATATTTTTACCTCTTTGTAATTCAAGGCCCGAATTGGATCAGAGATAAACTTAAACTCAATGACGTCGATATGAATATCTTAGTTGTTGATGATATCAAGCCTTATAAAGAGCGCAAGGTTGGTATATTAAACGGCGCACATACTGCGATGGTGCCGGTCGCATACCTTGCTGGGATCCGAACTGTTGGCGATGCAATGGCAAACCAAAAAGTCGAAAACTTTGTTAAAAATTTATTAAATAAAGAAGTGATCCCAACATTATCTTTAGATAAAAATGAGCTAAATCAATTTGCTAGTGATGTATTAAATCGTTTCAAAAATCCGTTTATTAAACATGAGCTAATCGCAATTTCATTAAATTCATTAACCAAGTTTAAAACGCGGTTACTACCACAATTGTTAACCTATAGCCAAAAATTTAACCAGCCACCAAAATATATCACTTTCGCATTATCAGCGTTAATTGCGTTTTATCATGGTCAATACCATGGTGAAAAGATCCCTTTAACCGATGATAAACATCTATTAGACCGTTTTGATACTTGGCGACCTTTGTATCAAAGTGATGTCAGAAAATTAGTCTCAAATGTGTTAGGAATGACAGATCATTGGGAAAAAGATCTAAATACTATCCCAGAACTTACCGACCTTGTAACAAATAACCTTAAAGCGATTTTAACCAATGACATCAAAACCGTCATTCCACAGAATTAA
- a CDS encoding autotransporter outer membrane beta-barrel domain-containing protein: MHNSSYLKKSLICRLLLAAIASMSTYVVQAETLYINDKQPNHLYDKLEGLNESFNDDIRVENNGTEAAITNSTIGGSLSVLFGAKATAENTTISCTKTSCKGIDVQGIGHDSNVTGDLSKFVGHDLTITSDSDGLSSTGSALVDLTATNTMIKINAGRDGLNLNGSVSRNGAINTTYVDGFDITAGRYGVSATMGAQLKIANGTISTVNDGAYGFDLGGANTEYSTSIQTKADIKNVTVQTSGKKAYGIYSEQLTIGGYFGANSSWDNSHIITNGAGSVGIVAISNPNSNSNNNNVYFNSRSTVNTFGNNAYGVWSLSGANVYLDTSQVTTQGTNSVGVYSYDYGNTYIYNTAKVETLGDGAHGALVQYAGNVFLNYGSILTHGLAADGIHMLVGTAENNNVISGSTVSLVKSNITSEQGYGIATQGGKLDVKLSDNSLLQGNSGLMDVQNYIVTGNESPKWDQGVTTVNLLVDGNSSVIGKVQTADSAAANMTLSNSSIWQFDADSNLTNLTNDHSTIEFMSNSTTPHTLTVSGNYVGNDGLIIMNGQLAGDNSPVDKLIINGDTSGNTYVQVNNIGGLGAETINGIEIIDVNGNSAGTFEQNGRIVAGAYDYSLVKGANGANASNWYLTSKFDETIDPDPTPDPDPTPTPTPSEDVLRPEAGSYLANLVAANSMFNLRLHDRQGETTYIDFATGERKTTSMWLRYQYSNNKFGVGSQFDVKNNWTVTQLGGDIATWSSNNTDRLHLGLMGGYGRSSNDVDASLKGYHSSGKIDGYSVGVYGTWYQNDENKTGAYIDSWIMWNDLDGSVNGQDLDTEKYDLNGVNASLESGYTFLAAAAKHYNLWLQPQGQMTWMGVDADDHTESNGSKISGYGNNLQTRLGLRAVLDSNKATPDFGGQIFVETNWLYNSKPFSIKMNNDRVYQSGARNIAEIKTGIESTLYKNTNIWVNLGYQKGDHSYRNLGLMFGAQLRF; this comes from the coding sequence GTGCACAATTCCTCATATTTAAAAAAATCATTAATCTGCCGCTTATTATTAGCCGCAATAGCATCAATGAGCACCTATGTCGTTCAAGCTGAAACCCTTTATATCAATGATAAACAGCCTAACCATTTATATGATAAGCTAGAAGGCCTCAACGAAAGTTTCAACGATGATATCCGTGTTGAGAACAATGGCACCGAAGCGGCGATTACAAATAGTACGATAGGTGGCTCACTATCTGTGTTGTTTGGCGCGAAAGCAACGGCTGAGAATACGACCATTAGTTGTACTAAAACAAGCTGTAAAGGCATTGATGTGCAAGGGATCGGGCATGATTCAAACGTAACTGGTGATTTATCTAAGTTCGTCGGTCATGATCTAACCATTACGTCAGATAGCGATGGATTATCAAGCACTGGATCTGCATTAGTTGATTTAACTGCGACTAACACTATGATTAAAATTAATGCCGGTCGTGATGGTTTAAACTTAAATGGCAGTGTATCAAGAAATGGCGCAATCAATACTACTTATGTTGATGGTTTTGATATTACCGCGGGCCGCTACGGTGTTTCAGCTACTATGGGAGCGCAGCTTAAGATCGCTAACGGAACGATTTCTACCGTTAATGATGGTGCCTATGGTTTTGATCTTGGCGGTGCAAACACTGAATATAGCACATCAATACAAACTAAAGCCGATATTAAAAACGTAACTGTGCAAACATCTGGCAAAAAGGCTTACGGGATTTATAGCGAGCAACTAACAATAGGCGGTTATTTCGGAGCGAACTCTTCTTGGGATAACTCGCATATTATTACCAATGGTGCTGGAAGTGTTGGTATTGTTGCAATATCTAATCCTAACTCAAACTCTAACAATAATAATGTCTACTTTAACAGTCGTTCTACTGTTAATACATTTGGTAATAATGCTTATGGCGTATGGTCACTCAGTGGTGCTAATGTCTATTTAGATACCAGTCAGGTAACAACCCAAGGAACGAATTCTGTTGGTGTTTATAGTTACGATTATGGTAATACCTATATATATAATACGGCGAAAGTTGAAACGCTCGGTGATGGTGCTCATGGTGCATTGGTTCAATATGCCGGCAATGTATTTTTAAATTATGGTTCGATTCTAACCCATGGCTTAGCGGCTGATGGTATTCATATGCTTGTTGGAACGGCTGAAAATAATAATGTCATAAGTGGCTCAACGGTGAGTTTAGTCAAGTCAAATATTACATCGGAGCAGGGCTATGGCATAGCAACACAAGGCGGTAAGCTAGATGTTAAATTAAGTGATAATAGCTTGTTGCAAGGTAACTCAGGCTTAATGGATGTACAAAACTATATCGTTACAGGTAATGAGTCGCCAAAATGGGATCAAGGTGTTACAACTGTCAACTTGCTAGTTGATGGTAACTCATCAGTTATTGGGAAAGTACAAACTGCGGATTCAGCCGCTGCTAATATGACGTTAAGTAATAGTTCAATTTGGCAATTTGATGCTGATTCAAATTTAACCAATTTAACCAATGATCATTCTACGATTGAATTTATGTCTAATTCCACGACACCTCATACCTTAACTGTTAGTGGTAACTATGTCGGCAATGATGGCCTTATTATTATGAATGGTCAGCTTGCTGGCGACAATTCCCCGGTTGATAAATTAATTATTAATGGTGATACTTCGGGTAATACTTATGTACAGGTAAATAACATTGGTGGACTTGGTGCTGAAACGATTAATGGCATTGAAATTATTGATGTAAACGGTAATTCTGCCGGGACTTTTGAGCAAAATGGACGCATTGTTGCGGGAGCTTACGATTATTCTTTAGTCAAAGGGGCTAATGGTGCTAACGCAAGTAATTGGTATTTAACTTCGAAATTTGACGAAACGATAGATCCAGATCCAACCCCAGATCCTGACCCAACTCCAACGCCAACGCCAAGTGAAGATGTATTACGTCCAGAAGCAGGTTCATATCTAGCAAATCTTGTTGCAGCAAACAGTATGTTCAATTTACGTCTACATGATCGCCAAGGTGAAACCACCTACATTGATTTCGCAACTGGAGAGCGTAAAACAACCAGCATGTGGTTACGTTACCAATATAGCAATAATAAGTTTGGTGTTGGTAGTCAATTTGATGTTAAAAATAATTGGACAGTTACCCAACTCGGGGGTGATATTGCCACATGGTCATCAAATAACACTGATCGCTTGCATTTAGGTCTTATGGGTGGGTATGGACGAAGCTCAAATGATGTCGATGCAAGCCTTAAAGGTTATCACTCATCAGGAAAAATTGATGGTTACAGCGTGGGTGTTTATGGTACGTGGTACCAAAATGATGAGAATAAAACGGGAGCATATATTGATAGCTGGATCATGTGGAATGATTTAGATGGCTCCGTTAATGGTCAAGATTTAGATACCGAGAAATATGATTTGAACGGCGTTAATGCTTCACTCGAAAGTGGTTATACTTTCCTAGCTGCAGCGGCCAAGCATTATAACTTATGGCTACAACCTCAAGGACAAATGACTTGGATGGGCGTTGATGCGGATGATCATACGGAATCAAATGGTTCAAAAATAAGTGGCTATGGTAATAATTTACAAACAAGATTAGGGTTAAGGGCTGTACTTGACTCGAATAAAGCCACGCCTGATTTTGGTGGTCAGATCTTTGTTGAAACTAACTGGTTATATAATAGTAAACCGTTTTCAATTAAGATGAATAATGATCGCGTATACCAATCAGGGGCGCGTAATATTGCTGAAATCAAAACGGGTATTGAAAGTACACTGTATAAAAATACCAATATTTGGGTGAATTTAGGCTATCAAAAAGGTGATCATAGCTATCGCAACCTTGGTTTGATGTTTGGTGCTCAACTGCGTTTTTAA